A single genomic interval of Armigeres subalbatus isolate Guangzhou_Male chromosome 1, GZ_Asu_2, whole genome shotgun sequence harbors:
- the LOC134205540 gene encoding uncharacterized protein LOC134205540 encodes MPEPPQDMSPLAEDDNFSESLSQPNQSSLEQAEYDIMMEGDIPAPGCVAPAPTPAPSIAPLAEVEMDPGDDEPDTDETDHTETVTVHVTTREKQEQEPEASAGATVVIIEDQVKRKKRRERKDKDSVQQQKSEEDNSERKGNAVCPWDDEDDSATDDAPYVKTYSTLGYL; translated from the exons ATGCCGGAACCGCCGCAGGATATGTCTCCCCTGGCGGAGGATGACAATTTCTCGGAATCACTTTCCCAGCCAAACCAATCCTCACTGGAACAGGCCGAGTACGACATCATGATGGAGGGGGACATACCGGCTCCGGGCTGTGTGGCTCCGGCACCAACCCCGGCCCCGTCGATCGCTCCTCTGGCCGAGGTCGAGATGGATCCAGGCGACGACGAACCGGACACCGACGAGACGGACCATACCGAAACGGTGACGGTTCACGTGACTACCCGGGAGAAGCAGGAACAGGAACCGGAAGCGTCGGCCGGTGCAACGGTCGTTATCATTGAGGATCAGGTGAAACGGAAGAAACGTAGGGAGCGGAAGGATAAGGACTCTGTTCAGCAGCAGAAAAGTGAGGAAGACAATAGCGAGCGGAAAGGAAATGCTGTGTGTCCTTGGGATGATGA GGATGATTCCGCCACCGATGATGCTCCATATGTCAAAACGTATTCAACTCTTGGCTACTTGTGA